Proteins encoded within one genomic window of Labrys wisconsinensis:
- a CDS encoding amidase: MARVTSDLVRLYADSDALALAELVRGKQVSPLELVETAISLVEALDPRLNAVVIRTFDLARQAALAPPTGPFGGVPFLLKNIASMWQGTPLTNGLGYFSDFVCDHDSEMVRRIKAAGFLLVGRSNTPECGWSIGTEPRLYGPTMNPWNPAITCGGSSGGAAAAVAARIVPLAEASDGGGSIRVPASCCGLVGLKPSRGRITYGPEAVDLWFGSIAIFCVTRTVRDSAAYLDAVAGPMTGDPYLAPTPAKGWLAGLAEPPARLRIGYTLAAPWGPPVASDVAAALHETLRLLERLGHHVEEHDLAVDLEQVWPHYNAINAVETAADFDRVTAANGRPIGEADFMPLNWSLLQHARSLSAVQYSESIAAVRKASQRLAIELAPYDVFLTPTLTQPPRPVGYWSMEDGDRLRYLARWSDAAYMFAFNLSGLPALSVPAAMADGATPIGLQLVGRHGDEATLLRLARQMEEDLRWDLRRPPVSAG, from the coding sequence ATGGCGAGGGTGACTTCGGATCTGGTGCGGCTCTATGCCGACAGCGACGCGTTGGCCCTGGCGGAGCTGGTGCGCGGCAAGCAGGTCTCGCCGCTCGAGCTGGTCGAGACCGCCATCAGCCTGGTCGAGGCCTTGGATCCCAGGCTCAATGCCGTGGTGATCCGCACCTTCGACCTCGCGCGGCAGGCGGCGCTGGCGCCGCCGACGGGCCCGTTCGGCGGCGTGCCGTTCCTGCTCAAGAACATCGCCTCGATGTGGCAGGGCACGCCGCTGACCAACGGGCTGGGCTATTTCTCCGACTTCGTCTGCGACCATGATTCGGAGATGGTCCGCCGCATCAAGGCGGCGGGCTTCCTGCTGGTCGGGCGCAGCAACACGCCCGAATGCGGCTGGTCGATCGGCACGGAGCCGCGGCTCTACGGCCCGACCATGAACCCCTGGAACCCGGCCATCACCTGCGGCGGGTCGAGCGGCGGCGCCGCCGCGGCGGTGGCGGCCCGGATCGTGCCTTTGGCCGAGGCCTCGGACGGCGGCGGCTCGATCCGCGTGCCGGCCTCGTGCTGCGGCCTGGTCGGCCTGAAGCCCTCGCGCGGGCGCATCACCTACGGGCCGGAAGCCGTGGACCTGTGGTTCGGCAGCATCGCCATCTTCTGCGTGACACGCACGGTGCGCGACAGCGCCGCCTATCTCGACGCGGTCGCCGGCCCGATGACCGGCGATCCCTATCTCGCCCCGACGCCCGCGAAGGGCTGGCTGGCCGGGCTCGCCGAGCCCCCTGCCCGGCTGCGCATCGGCTACACCCTCGCCGCGCCCTGGGGCCCGCCGGTCGCATCCGACGTGGCCGCAGCGCTGCACGAGACGCTGCGCCTGCTGGAGCGCCTCGGCCATCACGTCGAGGAGCACGACCTCGCCGTCGACCTCGAGCAGGTCTGGCCGCACTACAACGCCATCAACGCCGTGGAGACCGCGGCCGATTTCGACCGCGTGACGGCCGCCAACGGGCGGCCGATCGGCGAGGCCGACTTCATGCCGCTCAACTGGTCGCTGCTGCAGCACGCCCGCTCGCTGTCGGCGGTGCAGTATTCGGAGAGCATCGCCGCGGTGCGCAAGGCCAGCCAGCGCCTCGCCATCGAGCTCGCGCCCTACGACGTGTTCCTGACGCCGACCCTGACCCAGCCGCCGCGCCCCGTCGGCTACTGGTCGATGGAGGACGGCGACCGCCTGCGCTATCTCGCGCGCTGGTCGGATGCCGCCTACATGTTCGCCTTCAACCTCTCCGGCCTGCCGGCACTGTCGGTGCCGGCGGCCATGGCGGACGGCGCGACGCCGATCGGCCTGCAGCTGGTCGGCCGCCACGGCGACGAGGCGACGCTGCTGCGCCTGGCCCGGCAGATGGAGGAGGATCTGCGCTGGGACCTGCGGCGGCCGCCGGTCTCGGCGGGATGA